The window TTAAAAAATAGTCCCGCCACAATTTTAAGTGAACCGGAGCAAACTGGCGAAATAAAGTGACAAACTGGTCCTCATTTTCCTGAGCTGCTTGTATCGTTGCATTATCGAACTTGTAAATTAGTTTCGTTACCATTCTCATCGCACTCCTTGTGATTACTTGCTCTTAAATTACAGAAGCATGACTAAGCCCACAAGCGAACGATTGTTCCAAACAATGACCATTCGCCTAGCCCAATGGCTAGCAAGTGAAAAGCCACTAACTAATTAATGAAAAATAAATCAGGACCAGTGATTTATCACTGATCCTGATTTAAACGCTGATATAAATCCCGTAACTTTTGGGCCTCTGTTTCGTTAAAATTAATCCGATTCCCTAACGGGCGCTGGTGGTAGGTCTTGGTAACCTGCTTAATTTCCACCTTGGCGCGTCTCACCGATAGCAAGAGTTCTGGCGCAGGGATTCGTAACGCTCCAGCACTAAAAATGGTCCACTGTTCAGCGTGGTCACTCGTGGCCACTTCAACCTGTGTGAACAGCGACTGCTCCTTCGTGGCTAGGGTCTCAATGTACGA of the Fructilactobacillus cliffordii genome contains:
- a CDS encoding NYN domain-containing protein, encoding MKKELLIVDGYNVIGSWPHLNQLKIKDQLPEARDQLLWDLSEYQKYSGKKIIVVFDAMYVPGNARTVQVKNINVVWTSKNETADSYIETLATKEQSLFTQVEVATSDHAEQWTIFSAGALRIPAPELLLSVRRAKVEIKQVTKTYHQRPLGNRINFNETEAQKLRDLYQRLNQDQ